The Triticum aestivum cultivar Chinese Spring chromosome 7B, IWGSC CS RefSeq v2.1, whole genome shotgun sequence genome window below encodes:
- the LOC123159882 gene encoding non-specific lipid transfer protein GPI-anchored 7, which yields MRSGVSARLLPQAVAIAIAVAVACCMAAAPSSAQGTTTPADASGAVPSCASKLVTCAGYLNTTDTPPESCCDPLKEAATTQAACMCAILMNKAALQAFGVAPEQGVLLAKRCGVTTDASTCAKYTAGAGSDAATAGSTAASSASTGTAASTVAKPTASGGTTHPLSLIAASSFVGFSFIWWTIMA from the exons ATGCGGAGCGGTGTCAGCGCGCGCCTTCTGCCGCAGGCGGTGGCCATCGCCATCGCCGTGGCCGTCGCCTGCTGCATGGCCGCCGCACCGTCGTCGGCGCAGGGGACGACGACGCCCGCGGACGCCAGCGGCGCGGTGCCGTCGTGCGCGTCGAAGCTCGTGACGTGCGCGGGCTACCTGAACACCACCGACACGCCGCCGGAGTCGTGCTGCGACCCGCTCAAGGAGGCGGCGACCACGCAGGCGGCGTGCATGTGCGCCATCCTCATGAACAAGGCCGCGCTGCAGGCGTTCGGCGTGGCGCCGGAGCAGGGGGTGCTCCTCGCCAAGCGCTGCGGCGTCACCACCGACGCGTCCACCTGCGCCAAGTACACCGCCGGCGCCGGTTCCG ATGCTGCAACTGCAGGTAGCACAGCCGCTTCTTCAGCATCCACGGGAACTGCTGCTTCTACAG TTGCCAAGCCAACGGCAAGCGGAGGAACCACGCATCCCCTGAGCTTGATCGCCGCATCTTCATTTGTAGGCTTCAGTTTCATCTGGTGGACGATCATGGCGTAG
- the LOC123159881 gene encoding uncharacterized protein: MRPPSPPRPLAFPTLDSLAAYLRPRLPGPALASWGSAPGTKNLLNLFLELSCGDCTLLPAASSPPALVVRAVHVATVRIRNRRGALLVETRQLLSDGTLRRRAARPLSEKMRPGETPEAAAARAVVEELGERARVRIVGAVPEPRVEERESVSYPGLPARYVLHAVDAELVEGVPEEGEFDTEEGGEGEGHDGGGAAITVKRHYWSWVDDDEARGEAAPAAVAGLQCS, from the exons AtgcggccgccgtcgccgccgcggccgcTGGCCTTCCCGACGCTAGACTCGCTCGCGGCGTACCTCCGGCCGCGCCTCCCGGGCCCGGCGCTCGCCTCCTGGGGATCCGCGCCGGGGACCAAGAACCTGCTCAACCTCTTCCTGGAGCTCTCCTGCGGCGACTGCACGCTCCTGCCCGcggcctcctccccaccggccCTCGTCGTGCGCGCCGTCCACGTCGCCACCGTGCGCATCCGCAATCGCCGGGGCGCGCTCCTCGTGGAGACCCGCCAGCTGCTCTCCGACGGCACGCTCCGCCGCCGGGCCGCGCGGCCGCTCTCCGAGAAGATGCGCCCCGGGGAGACCCCCGAGGCCGCCGCGGCCCGCGCCGTCGTCGAGGAGCTCGGCGAGCGCGCCCGCGTCCGGATCGTGGGGGCGGTCCCGGAGCCGCGCGTGGAGGAGCGGGAGTCCGTCTCGTACCCAGGACTCCCCGCCAGGTACGTGCTGCACGCGGTGGACGCGGAGCTCGTGGAGGGCGTCCCGGAGGAGGGCGAGTTCGACACggaggagggcggcgagggcgagggccacgacggcggcggcgcggccatcACCGTGAAGCGGCACTACTGGTCGTGGGTCGACGACGACGAGGCCCGCGGCGAGGCCGCCCCGGCCGCCGTCGCCG GACTGCAGTGTTCATAG